Proteins encoded within one genomic window of Polaribacter sp. NJDZ03:
- a CDS encoding AAA family ATPase — translation MKVNVYKSQDSYNVNEFYLTKHDWDDWGYKTVFTLFYYNENKEFDNIGSLKIANKKIREGHTIIPKAFKKLDNDFFSLGVDKVYYENLNNLEETVRDFILTALNDIASNEDKLEEVINEHVTKISLLREVSVKEVTHDFRSLANGDAVLSEYRFQYNFPNTKSKIASRPPISFNVVPNNIPTTNIHVLIGSNGVGKTYHLNNMIDSLINNSKSNSKYGYFSSETNSDEIFANLVSVSFSAFDDRDPPEERNDESKSINYSYIGLKRVKSDKNSAPKSTTILKNEFIKSLESILKGAKWRRLKSALLTLSSDPVFNQFNFIEVIENYNFSKIEVDINKDIGDLFKNLSSGHKIVLLTMVRLVDTVEERSLVLLDEPETHLHPPLLSAFMKALSNILRHRNAVAIIATHSPVILQEVPKSSVWKFSRSGSYSKAERLSLESYGENLGALTREVFGFEVTDSGFHKLVSDVVNESYSYREVYEKFNGELGLEAQSIIRALLNTTDY, via the coding sequence ATGAAAGTCAATGTATATAAAAGTCAAGATTCTTATAATGTTAATGAATTTTACCTAACTAAACATGATTGGGATGATTGGGGATATAAGACAGTATTTACTCTATTCTATTATAATGAAAATAAAGAGTTTGATAATATCGGTTCACTCAAAATTGCTAATAAAAAAATAAGGGAAGGACATACTATTATTCCTAAAGCTTTTAAAAAATTAGATAATGATTTCTTCTCATTAGGTGTTGATAAAGTTTATTATGAAAATCTAAATAATTTAGAGGAAACTGTTAGAGATTTTATACTTACAGCCTTAAATGATATTGCCTCAAATGAAGATAAACTTGAAGAAGTTATTAATGAACATGTTACTAAAATTTCACTTTTAAGAGAAGTTTCTGTTAAAGAGGTTACTCATGATTTTAGAAGTTTAGCAAATGGAGATGCTGTACTTTCGGAATATAGGTTTCAATATAATTTTCCTAATACTAAATCTAAAATTGCCTCCAGACCGCCAATAAGCTTTAATGTAGTACCCAATAATATTCCAACTACCAACATACATGTATTAATTGGTAGCAATGGAGTGGGTAAAACCTATCATCTTAATAATATGATTGACTCTTTAATAAACAATTCTAAATCCAATTCTAAATATGGCTATTTTTCTTCTGAGACTAATTCAGACGAGATATTCGCAAATTTAGTTTCTGTTTCTTTTAGTGCTTTCGATGATAGAGACCCTCCTGAAGAAAGAAATGATGAGTCAAAAAGTATAAATTATTCTTACATAGGATTAAAAAGAGTAAAGTCTGATAAAAATTCAGCTCCTAAAAGCACAACAATTTTAAAAAATGAATTTATTAAAAGTCTAGAATCTATTTTAAAAGGAGCAAAATGGAGGCGGTTAAAATCTGCGCTTTTAACTTTATCCTCCGACCCTGTTTTTAATCAATTTAATTTCATAGAAGTAATTGAGAATTATAATTTCTCAAAAATAGAGGTCGATATTAATAAAGACATTGGAGATTTATTTAAAAATTTAAGTTCTGGTCATAAAATAGTGCTATTAACAATGGTAAGGCTTGTTGACACGGTAGAAGAGAGAAGTTTAGTGTTATTAGATGAACCTGAAACACATTTACATCCGCCTTTATTATCTGCTTTTATGAAAGCTCTCTCAAATATACTTAGGCATAGAAATGCCGTGGCTATAATAGCTACTCATTCTCCAGTAATTTTACAAGAAGTGCCTAAAAGTTCTGTTTGGAAATTTAGTAGATCAGGGAGTTATTCAAAAGCAGAAAGATTATCTCTTGAATCTTATGGAGAAAATCTAGGAGCATTAACAAGAGAAGTTTTTGGGTTTGAAGTAACAGATTCAGGTTTTCATAAGTTAGTATCTGATGTTGTAAATGAGAGCTATAGTTACAGGGAAGTATATGAAAAATTCAATGGAGAATTAGGTTTGGAAGCACAATCTATTATTCGTGCTTTATTAAATACAACAGACTACTAA
- a CDS encoding vWA domain-containing protein: MTNSKQWSTATPGYIIFLVDQSGSMIQPYAEGKTRSEFTALVINRTINELINTNMDGEKVKDRVFISMIGYGGSSSLAVDDIRSDYLSSFADNPLRMEQLKKKVSDGAGGLIEINEQMPIFIEPTANGLTPMADALSFTQELIEGWLQKKPDNPAPIIINISDGIPYTGNSNVDDMANAISVSQEIMNINSTDGNPLIFNCHLGEGQSHSFNESENELSDDQAKFLFKVSSKVPESYKQAAVKQDFKAKPESRGFVSNADPELFIQFINFGSSGGSDKIA, from the coding sequence ATGACTAATTCAAAACAATGGAGTACTGCAACACCAGGATACATTATCTTTCTTGTAGACCAATCAGGTTCAATGATCCAGCCCTATGCTGAAGGAAAAACTAGATCGGAATTTACAGCACTTGTTATTAATCGTACCATAAACGAACTTATTAACACAAATATGGATGGTGAGAAAGTAAAAGACCGTGTTTTTATTTCTATGATAGGTTATGGTGGTAGTAGTTCTCTTGCTGTTGATGATATTAGGTCAGACTACTTAAGTTCTTTTGCTGACAATCCATTAAGAATGGAACAATTAAAAAAGAAAGTTTCTGACGGAGCAGGTGGATTAATAGAAATAAATGAACAAATGCCTATTTTTATTGAACCAACTGCAAATGGTTTAACACCAATGGCAGATGCACTTTCTTTTACACAAGAATTAATTGAAGGTTGGCTTCAAAAAAAGCCTGATAACCCTGCACCAATTATTATAAATATTTCTGATGGAATCCCATATACAGGAAATTCAAATGTAGATGATATGGCTAACGCCATCTCTGTTTCACAAGAAATAATGAATATCAATTCAACAGATGGTAATCCATTAATTTTTAATTGTCATTTAGGAGAAGGACAATCTCATAGTTTTAATGAAAGTGAAAATGAACTTTCTGACGACCAAGCAAAATTCCTTTTTAAAGTGTCTAGTAAAGTCCCTGAATCATATAAACAAGCTGCAGTAAAACAAGATTTTAAGGCGAAGCCTGAATCAAGAGGTTTTGTTTCTAATGCTGACCCTGAATTATTTATACAGTTTATCAATTTTGGTTCTTCTGGAGGTTCAGATAAAATAGCATAA
- a CDS encoding DNA polymerase III subunit alpha, which produces MYLNCHTYYSLRYGTFSEVELLLLAKENNIDTLALTDINNTSACMNFVQQAKKENIKPVIGVDFRNGNQQQFVALAKSNVGFQNINQYLSTFLESKTSIPDKADSLEDVFIIYPFEKVLELNIIDFKDHEFIGISIAEINKLRFSHLKKYEDKLVIQQQVTIRNKKDFNAHRLLRAIDNNTLLSKLPTTEECLTSDVMHSKVALQNHFNEFPFILKNTESLLQQCSINFGFNDDRENQNLNIYYNSFEQDCKALLKLCDENIDKRYSNPTQKVHDRLQKELKVIIDLKFVSFFLINYDIIKYAKSNNFFHVGRGSGANSIVAYILGITDVDPIELDLYFERFINPFRASPPDFDIDFSWKDRNTVTQYIFDRFDNVALLATYVTFKYRAVVRELGKVFGLPKEEIDKLSKGKTNTDIDDIAKLVLKYGKLIEGFPNYVSVHSAGILILDKPIHYYSATSMPPKGFATVQFDMNIADDVGIFKFDILGQRGLAKIKDALEIIKENNPDAPPIDITDVETFKKDKNINNLLKTGGAIGAYYVESPAMRGLMQKLQTEDYIGLVAASSIIRPGVSGSGMKDEFIKRHRFPEKRKEANPILLQIMPETYGVMVYQEDVMKVANQFADLTLGEADVLRRGMSGKYRSVAEFKAVEDKFIANCRKKGHKDELIFEVWNQIKSFAGYAFAKGHSASYAVESYQSLFLKCYYPIEFMVAVLNNGGGFYSQEHYIHEAKMCGAIVELPCINKSDHANTVKGKTIYLGFGYLKNLEHLLIQRILTERQLYGHFLSLDDFIDRVTISIEQLTVLIRIDVFRFTNKPKTALLWQATFKLSGTKKPIEQQQGKLFRVQNQHFEIPKLNTHWLENVYDEMELLGFTIHDYFSLLTDKLCPHVKAKKMPEFSNKNILLYGLLVTTRFNKTSQGKLMRLSTFIDADGIYFDAVHFTNVVHQFPINGMGIYACYGKITNRFGFCSMNVIQSKKMSIAGDPRL; this is translated from the coding sequence ATGTATCTAAATTGTCATACTTATTATTCTTTGCGCTACGGAACATTTTCCGAAGTAGAACTATTGCTGCTTGCTAAAGAAAATAATATTGACACGCTTGCTTTAACGGACATCAACAATACTTCTGCTTGTATGAATTTTGTACAACAAGCTAAAAAAGAGAACATAAAACCTGTGATTGGTGTTGATTTTAGAAATGGCAATCAACAACAATTTGTAGCACTTGCAAAAAGCAATGTTGGGTTTCAAAATATCAATCAATATTTATCTACTTTTTTAGAATCTAAAACTTCCATTCCTGATAAAGCAGATTCATTAGAAGATGTGTTTATCATATATCCTTTTGAAAAAGTGCTGGAATTAAATATCATAGATTTTAAAGATCATGAATTTATTGGAATTTCTATTGCTGAGATTAATAAACTTCGATTTTCTCATTTAAAAAAGTATGAAGATAAATTAGTCATTCAACAACAAGTAACCATCAGAAATAAGAAGGATTTTAACGCACACAGATTATTACGTGCCATTGATAACAATACACTTTTAAGTAAATTACCCACAACAGAAGAATGTTTAACATCCGATGTAATGCACTCAAAAGTAGCATTACAAAATCATTTTAATGAGTTTCCGTTTATCCTTAAAAACACAGAATCTCTTTTACAACAATGTAGTATCAACTTCGGATTTAATGATGATCGTGAAAACCAGAATCTAAATATTTACTATAATAGTTTTGAGCAAGACTGTAAAGCATTATTGAAACTGTGCGATGAAAATATTGATAAACGTTATTCTAATCCTACCCAAAAAGTACACGATCGACTTCAGAAAGAATTGAAAGTAATTATTGATTTAAAATTTGTTTCCTTTTTTTTAATCAATTATGATATTATTAAATACGCTAAAAGCAACAACTTTTTTCATGTTGGTAGAGGAAGTGGCGCCAATAGTATTGTGGCATATATTTTAGGTATTACAGATGTAGATCCTATTGAATTGGATTTATATTTTGAACGTTTTATCAATCCGTTTAGAGCTTCTCCTCCCGATTTTGATATTGATTTTTCTTGGAAAGACAGAAACACGGTAACGCAATATATTTTTGATCGTTTTGACAATGTGGCTTTGCTTGCAACCTATGTTACTTTTAAATACAGAGCAGTAGTTAGAGAATTGGGGAAAGTATTTGGTTTGCCTAAAGAAGAAATTGATAAATTGAGTAAAGGGAAAACCAATACTGATATCGACGATATTGCTAAACTAGTTTTAAAATACGGAAAACTCATTGAAGGTTTCCCAAATTATGTGAGTGTACATTCCGCAGGAATCTTAATTTTAGACAAGCCGATTCATTATTATTCAGCAACTAGTATGCCGCCAAAAGGATTTGCTACCGTTCAGTTTGATATGAATATTGCAGATGATGTGGGTATTTTCAAGTTTGATATTTTAGGACAGCGTGGCTTGGCAAAAATTAAAGATGCGTTAGAAATTATCAAAGAAAACAATCCTGATGCCCCACCGATAGACATAACAGATGTGGAAACTTTTAAGAAGGATAAAAACATCAACAATCTTTTAAAAACTGGTGGAGCCATTGGAGCGTATTATGTAGAATCCCCTGCAATGCGTGGTTTGATGCAAAAACTACAAACAGAAGATTATATTGGTTTGGTGGCTGCAAGTTCTATTATTAGACCAGGCGTTTCTGGTTCTGGTATGAAAGATGAATTTATAAAAAGACATCGTTTTCCTGAAAAAAGAAAAGAAGCGAATCCTATTTTATTACAAATTATGCCTGAAACCTATGGAGTTATGGTATATCAAGAAGATGTAATGAAAGTCGCCAATCAGTTTGCTGATTTAACCTTAGGTGAAGCCGATGTTTTACGAAGAGGAATGAGCGGAAAATATCGCTCTGTAGCAGAATTTAAAGCAGTTGAAGATAAATTCATTGCCAATTGCAGAAAAAAAGGACACAAAGACGAGTTAATTTTTGAAGTTTGGAATCAGATTAAAAGTTTTGCTGGTTATGCTTTTGCAAAAGGACATTCCGCTTCTTATGCCGTAGAAAGTTATCAAAGTTTATTTTTAAAATGCTACTACCCTATTGAATTTATGGTTGCTGTTTTAAATAATGGTGGCGGATTTTATTCTCAAGAACATTATATCCACGAAGCAAAAATGTGTGGAGCTATTGTAGAATTGCCTTGTATCAATAAAAGCGATCATGCAAATACCGTAAAAGGAAAAACCATCTACTTGGGTTTTGGATACCTTAAAAACTTAGAACATTTATTAATCCAACGGATTTTAACGGAACGTCAATTGTATGGTCATTTTCTTTCTTTGGATGATTTTATAGATCGTGTTACCATCTCTATAGAACAACTAACGGTTTTAATAAGAATTGATGTATTTAGATTTACAAACAAACCAAAAACAGCTTTATTATGGCAAGCTACTTTTAAATTAAGCGGTACAAAAAAGCCTATAGAACAGCAACAAGGAAAATTATTCCGTGTTCAGAATCAGCATTTTGAAATTCCGAAATTAAACACACATTGGTTAGAAAACGTCTATGATGAAATGGAATTGTTAGGCTTTACCATTCATGATTATTTTTCATTGCTTACCGACAAATTATGTCCGCATGTAAAAGCAAAAAAAATGCCTGAGTTTTCTAATAAAAACATATTACTTTATGGTTTATTAGTGACTACTCGCTTCAACAAAACATCACAAGGAAAACTCATGCGTTTAAGTACATTTATAGATGCTGATGGTATTTATTTTGATGCGGTACATTTTACAAATGTGGTACACCAATTTCCAATAAACGGAATGGGAATTTATGCTTGTTATGGTAAGATTACTAATCGTTTTGGGTTTTGTAGCATGAACGTAATTCAGTCTAAAAAAATGAGTATTGCTGGCGATCCGAGATTGTAG
- a CDS encoding AarF/UbiB family protein — protein MSNYPSRTDIVTAMRNPHVSFKSNEIIGGSIIQKGSRIIQYSGGYSSVFPFHKQTGSKVAVRLWIADIGDAKKRSLEISNYLENLDNSYFAGFKYIDDAVLVNGTLHPIVLMDWVDGQTLKEYINTNILDTSIILKLAQNFKEMTTYFHKENIAHGDLQHGNILVKSDGSLVAIDYDSMFIEPLSGMSDTIKGLPGYQHPSRNSNKFVHLKLDYFSELVIYLSLLIYADSPNLWDSYYETEDLLFSKEDFIDPSNSKLIIDHLKSTNPRISELTEKMVEELNSTDITQLRPLEDLLINRLKVAKDNIFDKWDKQPNQAKKKQVELPNKNDITNKF, from the coding sequence ATGTCGAATTATCCTTCTAGAACAGATATTGTTACAGCAATGCGAAACCCACACGTTAGTTTTAAATCAAATGAAATAATTGGTGGTTCCATTATTCAAAAAGGCTCTAGAATAATTCAATATTCTGGTGGATATTCAAGTGTTTTTCCTTTTCATAAACAAACAGGAAGTAAAGTAGCTGTTCGACTTTGGATTGCAGATATTGGAGACGCAAAAAAACGTTCTCTTGAGATTTCTAATTATTTAGAAAATTTGGATAATTCATATTTTGCTGGATTCAAATATATTGATGATGCTGTATTGGTAAATGGTACATTACACCCAATTGTTCTTATGGATTGGGTAGATGGTCAAACCTTAAAGGAATATATTAATACCAATATTTTAGATACTTCTATAATTCTTAAATTGGCTCAAAACTTTAAGGAAATGACAACATATTTTCATAAAGAAAATATTGCTCACGGAGATTTACAACATGGTAATATTTTAGTAAAAAGTGACGGTTCTCTTGTCGCAATAGATTATGACTCTATGTTCATTGAACCATTAAGCGGAATGTCAGACACTATTAAAGGTTTACCAGGCTACCAACATCCTTCCAGAAATAGCAACAAATTTGTACATTTAAAATTAGACTACTTCTCTGAACTTGTAATATATCTATCCCTATTAATATATGCAGATTCTCCAAATTTATGGGATAGTTATTATGAAACAGAAGATTTACTTTTTTCAAAAGAGGACTTTATAGATCCTAGTAACTCAAAACTAATTATTGATCATTTAAAATCAACCAATCCGAGAATTTCTGAACTTACAGAAAAGATGGTAGAAGAACTAAACTCTACTGACATTACACAATTACGTCCTTTAGAAGATTTATTAATAAACAGACTAAAAGTAGCTAAGGATAATATCTTTGACAAATGGGATAAACAGCCAAATCAAGCTAAAAAGAAGCAGGTAGAGTTACCTAATAAAAATGACATCACAAACAAGTTTTAA
- a CDS encoding AAA family ATPase, which yields MSGFKLLGIKTKDRVGFSKKPDVMDYLKVLKDNTYYPFYSNYKLSKDGGVLTRESVNKIDLYSSEENDLKINISAIVGKNGSGKSTLLELLYLASYNLGCNYDLLEDWEPSEIEEFDENCKPIKNGKDITCESINLNFDILFEKNNEFYSLQFRGAKIKLHVGSEEEENKFYFGIKNLLKLDDKKELSQLFYSIAINYSIYGLNSNILGKWIKPLFHKNDGYKTPLVIGPMRIEGNFDINDEIEFASYRLLHNLLLEKKNKKTDEEIFISDNQYVKCIRFKINEKKNLSNKIKSTNYPGIAGESNGLKLILDLQEIFFKENWIAELILAEGNLPFQLQISNYIIRKVEKISKTYDEYKEGYIDGGDNTEFLTRLKTDGSHITFKLKQAINFLRLSSDVYNGENPWLPLKIEKDNIDFSLDELLIWMKCEKEDDLITLIPPSIFSFDIILSDKTEISVSNSKPSFNGLSSGEQQMIHSIQTVLYHLYNIQSVHKSNDERLSYEYINVIFDEIELYFHPDYQRKFISELLKSIKRQGFNNKVGIKALNIVFSTHSPFILSDIPNQNILRLIKGEPKESNPMEQTFGANIYDLLDNEFFMENGFIGEHAMFKIKEVLDYIASKKYDETKHDYFLELTNIIGDEIINQKLNQLLYDLYISSIDENQRKIIQLKLKQKQIEEQLKKLEE from the coding sequence ATGAGTGGATTTAAGTTGTTAGGGATAAAAACAAAAGATAGGGTTGGTTTTTCAAAAAAGCCAGATGTTATGGATTATTTAAAGGTTTTAAAAGATAATACTTATTATCCTTTTTATTCAAACTATAAATTATCAAAAGATGGAGGAGTCTTGACTCGTGAATCTGTAAATAAAATAGACCTGTATTCTTCTGAGGAGAATGATTTAAAAATAAATATTTCAGCAATCGTAGGCAAGAACGGTAGTGGAAAAAGTACCTTATTAGAGTTACTTTATTTAGCTAGTTACAATTTAGGATGTAATTACGATTTATTAGAAGATTGGGAGCCTAGTGAAATAGAAGAATTTGATGAAAATTGCAAACCGATTAAAAACGGTAAGGATATAACTTGTGAAAGTATAAACCTAAATTTTGATATTCTTTTTGAGAAAAACAATGAGTTTTATTCGTTACAATTTAGAGGAGCGAAAATCAAACTGCATGTAGGAAGTGAAGAGGAGGAAAATAAATTTTATTTTGGCATTAAAAATCTATTAAAACTTGACGATAAAAAAGAGCTTTCTCAGCTTTTTTACTCTATTGCTATAAACTACTCTATATATGGACTAAATTCAAATATCTTAGGTAAGTGGATAAAACCATTGTTTCATAAGAACGATGGATATAAAACACCTTTAGTAATAGGTCCAATGAGAATAGAAGGCAACTTTGATATTAATGATGAAATTGAATTTGCATCATATAGATTATTACACAATTTACTTCTAGAGAAAAAAAATAAGAAAACAGATGAAGAAATCTTTATAAGTGATAATCAATATGTGAAGTGTATTAGGTTTAAAATTAATGAAAAGAAAAACTTATCCAATAAAATTAAATCAACCAATTACCCTGGTATTGCGGGAGAATCGAATGGTCTCAAGTTAATTCTTGATCTCCAAGAGATATTTTTTAAGGAGAATTGGATTGCTGAATTAATATTAGCGGAAGGAAATTTACCTTTTCAGTTACAGATTTCCAATTATATTATCCGTAAAGTAGAAAAAATTTCCAAGACTTATGATGAATACAAAGAAGGATATATAGATGGTGGTGATAATACTGAGTTCTTAACAAGGCTAAAGACGGATGGTAGCCATATAACGTTTAAATTAAAACAAGCAATAAATTTTTTAAGGTTATCTTCTGACGTATATAATGGAGAAAATCCGTGGTTACCTTTAAAAATAGAAAAAGATAATATTGATTTTTCATTAGATGAGTTACTGATTTGGATGAAATGTGAAAAAGAAGATGATTTGATAACACTAATTCCACCCTCAATTTTTTCTTTTGACATTATTCTTTCTGATAAAACCGAAATTTCAGTATCAAATTCAAAACCTTCTTTTAATGGTTTAAGTTCTGGAGAGCAACAAATGATTCATTCTATACAAACGGTACTATATCATTTATATAATATACAATCAGTTCATAAAAGTAATGATGAGAGGCTTTCTTACGAGTATATTAACGTGATTTTTGATGAAATTGAATTGTATTTTCACCCCGATTACCAGCGTAAATTTATATCAGAATTATTAAAGTCGATTAAGAGACAAGGTTTTAACAATAAGGTAGGGATTAAAGCTTTAAATATTGTTTTTTCAACTCATTCTCCATTTATACTATCTGACATACCAAATCAAAATATTTTAAGATTAATCAAAGGAGAACCTAAGGAGTCAAATCCTATGGAACAAACATTTGGAGCAAATATTTATGATCTTTTAGACAATGAATTTTTTATGGAGAATGGCTTTATTGGAGAGCATGCAATGTTTAAAATAAAGGAAGTTTTAGATTATATAGCTAGCAAGAAATATGATGAAACGAAGCATGATTATTTTTTAGAACTTACTAATATTATAGGAGACGAAATAATTAATCAAAAATTAAATCAGTTACTATATGATTTATACATTAGTTCAATAGATGAAAATCAGCGAAAAATTATTCAATTAAAACTAAAACAAAAACAAATTGAAGAACAGTTGAAAAAACTTGAAGAATAA
- a CDS encoding DUF6804 family protein, whose product MNKIIKIPLAILLLLCLLDMPYGFYEFVRFVALIAFGILAYQSKEKKNKSELIIYASLALLFQPFFKIALGRTLWNIVDVITAIYLLINIVRNPTIKKES is encoded by the coding sequence ATGAATAAAATCATCAAAATTCCATTAGCAATACTTTTATTGTTATGTTTATTAGATATGCCTTATGGATTCTATGAATTTGTAAGGTTTGTAGCACTTATTGCCTTTGGAATTTTGGCATATCAATCTAAAGAAAAAAAAAATAAAAGTGAACTAATTATTTATGCTTCCCTTGCCCTACTCTTTCAGCCATTTTTTAAAATTGCACTTGGTAGAACTTTATGGAATATCGTAGATGTAATTACGGCTATCTACCTACTAATTAATATTGTGAGAAATCCAACAATAAAAAAGGAATCATAA
- a CDS encoding phospholipase D-like domain-containing protein, producing MVKAYFDNIHLQIIHHIENAKSDIKICVAWFTDFEIYLKLVAKLKEGVNIEVIVANHKFNKKSKVDFKEFLKFNGKVGYIGNINDSSRDSFMHNKFCIIDSDIVITGSYNWSFKARMNDENILIIQNDDLLTKQFENKFFDLKPKFGFVIENNKVSLLPIENIMSKWEKEPTLKKTSKNTSNILNKF from the coding sequence ATGGTAAAAGCTTACTTTGATAATATACATCTTCAAATTATTCATCACATAGAGAATGCAAAATCGGATATCAAGATTTGTGTTGCTTGGTTTACAGACTTTGAAATTTACCTAAAATTAGTAGCTAAGTTAAAAGAAGGGGTAAATATAGAGGTAATTGTTGCAAATCATAAATTCAACAAAAAATCAAAAGTTGATTTCAAAGAGTTTTTAAAGTTTAATGGAAAAGTTGGTTACATAGGTAATATTAACGACAGTTCTAGAGATAGCTTTATGCACAATAAGTTCTGTATAATAGACAGCGATATTGTAATTACAGGCTCATATAATTGGTCATTTAAAGCTAGAATGAATGATGAAAATATATTAATCATCCAAAATGATGATTTATTAACAAAACAATTTGAGAATAAATTTTTTGATCTTAAACCAAAATTTGGTTTTGTAATTGAAAATAATAAGGTTTCATTGTTACCAATAGAAAATATAATGTCTAAATGGGAGAAAGAACCTACGCTAAAAAAAACATCAAAAAACACCTCAAATATTTTAAATAAATTTTAA
- a CDS encoding PD-(D/E)XK nuclease family protein yields the protein MEIEKLNTLLKESGDIVEMHYISVREKGEDFNVFSILGMETNETKTHSAMLVSLLDPKGNHYYDEKFLRLFLQEIGYTSFIDSDLKNVKVKAEHHLGKISDDFTSGGFIDILITFPSGKAIAIENKINAEDQPKQMYRYSLFKGNDCALYYLNLFGEKGKPTKKSLHTLTDKDFEVITYKNHILNWLDACLSIVKPDSIVKNAVKQYQILIRDLTNSMEKDLENNFTALIQNNLEEAKYIHSHYQKAVDSIREKLRKAVCEEINNLQLNVKARLGNDINHNYSKIWISSEILHKKGIQIGIESFSAKGNNKGRLFIGIFDRQKEYESIRDGDFRLSNFWPIVSDIKTPENNALNLSSTSILEKLNNNDEYYFENMVATIVHQTKSFIETYGNI from the coding sequence ATGGAGATAGAAAAACTAAATACGTTACTTAAAGAATCTGGAGATATTGTAGAGATGCATTACATATCTGTAAGAGAAAAAGGAGAAGATTTTAACGTGTTTTCCATATTAGGTATGGAAACGAATGAAACCAAAACCCATTCTGCAATGTTGGTTTCGTTATTAGATCCTAAAGGAAATCATTATTATGATGAAAAATTTTTAAGACTTTTTCTTCAAGAAATTGGTTACACTTCTTTTATTGATAGTGATTTAAAAAACGTTAAAGTAAAAGCAGAACATCATTTAGGAAAAATATCAGACGATTTTACCAGTGGAGGTTTTATAGATATATTAATTACCTTTCCTTCTGGCAAAGCCATTGCAATTGAAAATAAAATAAATGCAGAAGATCAACCAAAACAAATGTATAGATATAGTTTGTTTAAAGGTAATGATTGTGCTTTGTACTACTTAAATCTTTTTGGAGAAAAAGGGAAACCCACTAAAAAAAGTCTACATACTTTAACAGATAAAGATTTTGAAGTAATAACCTATAAAAATCATATTTTAAATTGGTTAGATGCATGTTTATCAATTGTAAAACCAGATTCTATTGTAAAAAACGCCGTTAAACAATATCAAATTTTAATAAGAGACCTTACAAATTCTATGGAAAAAGATTTAGAAAATAATTTTACAGCACTTATTCAAAATAACTTAGAAGAGGCAAAATATATTCATTCTCATTATCAAAAAGCAGTAGATAGTATAAGAGAAAAATTAAGAAAGGCTGTTTGCGAAGAAATAAATAACTTACAATTAAATGTAAAAGCACGTCTTGGTAATGATATAAACCATAATTATTCTAAAATATGGATTAGCTCTGAAATACTTCATAAAAAGGGAATACAGATTGGTATAGAGTCATTTTCTGCTAAAGGGAATAATAAAGGACGACTTTTTATTGGCATATTTGATAGACAAAAAGAATATGAATCAATAAGAGATGGTGATTTTAGGTTAAGCAATTTTTGGCCTATTGTAAGTGATATTAAAACACCAGAAAACAATGCTTTAAATTTAAGTAGTACATCTATTTTAGAAAAATTAAATAATAATGATGAGTACTATTTTGAAAACATGGTAGCTACTATAGTTCATCAAACAAAGTCTTTTATCGAAACATACGGCAATATATAA